A single region of the Pseudomonas sp. B21-023 genome encodes:
- a CDS encoding phage holin family protein, which produces MDNEAIGTGASGRRLGAAVLGLLHSHIELFGIELQEQKARTLSLLLFAGLALVFALLLLTALSGLVLVLLWDSYRLAGIIGLCVFYGVAALYCGLRLKAAVFDESSPFNATLEELAKDRERLLP; this is translated from the coding sequence ATGGACAACGAAGCCATCGGCACGGGCGCCTCCGGCAGGCGCCTGGGCGCGGCCGTGCTGGGCTTGCTGCACAGCCATATCGAGCTGTTCGGTATCGAGTTGCAGGAGCAGAAGGCCCGCACCTTGAGCCTGCTGCTGTTCGCCGGCCTGGCGCTGGTGTTCGCCCTGCTGCTGCTGACCGCCCTGTCGGGGCTGGTGCTGGTGCTGCTGTGGGACAGCTACCGCCTGGCCGGGATCATCGGCCTGTGCGTGTTCTACGGGGTCGCCGCGCTGTACTGCGGCCTGCGCCTGAAGGCCGCGGTGTTCGACGAATCCTCGCCGTTCAATGCCACCCTCGAGGAGTTGGCCAAGGATCGGGAGCGCCTGCTGCCATGA
- a CDS encoding deoxyguanosinetriphosphate triphosphohydrolase, whose translation MDWQTLLTRERLGKALYSPEELGRSPFHKDHDRIIFSGAFRRLGRKTQVHPVSSNDHIHTRLTHSLEVSCVGRSLGMRVGETLRGQLPDWCEPSDLGMIVQSACLAHDIGNPPFGHSGEDAIRHWFQQAAGRGWLDDMSDEQRGDFLNFEGNAQGFRVLTQLEYHQFDGGMRLTYATLGAYLKYPWAARHADALGYKKHKFGCYQSELGLLEQIAGKLGLPQLEHQRWARHPLVYLMEAADDICYALIDLEDGLEMDLLQYAEVEALLLDLVGDDLPETYRLLGAGESRRRKLAILRGKAIEHLTNAAAQAFVEQQQALLAGRLAGDLVEHMHGPAQRCVLQAKDMARKKIFQDKRKTLHEIGAYTTLEILLNTFCGAALEQHGGRTPSFKSRRVLDLIGNNAPDPHGSLHGAFLRMIDFIAGMTDSYASEMALEMTGRSSPK comes from the coding sequence TTGGACTGGCAAACCCTGCTGACCCGCGAACGACTGGGCAAGGCCCTCTACAGCCCCGAGGAACTCGGGCGCAGCCCTTTCCACAAGGACCACGACCGCATCATCTTCTCCGGCGCCTTCCGCCGCCTGGGGCGCAAGACCCAGGTGCATCCGGTGTCCAGCAACGACCACATCCACACCCGCCTCACCCACTCCCTGGAAGTCAGCTGCGTTGGCCGCTCGCTGGGCATGCGTGTCGGCGAGACCCTGCGCGGCCAACTGCCGGACTGGTGCGAACCCAGCGACCTGGGAATGATCGTGCAATCGGCCTGCCTGGCCCACGACATCGGCAACCCGCCGTTCGGCCACTCGGGCGAGGACGCCATTCGTCACTGGTTCCAACAGGCTGCCGGGCGTGGCTGGCTGGACGACATGAGCGACGAGCAGCGCGGCGACTTCCTCAATTTCGAAGGCAACGCCCAAGGGTTTCGTGTCCTCACGCAGCTCGAATACCACCAGTTCGATGGTGGCATGCGCCTGACCTACGCAACCCTCGGTGCCTACCTCAAGTACCCCTGGGCCGCGCGCCACGCCGATGCCCTGGGCTACAAGAAGCACAAGTTCGGCTGCTACCAGAGCGAACTGGGGCTGCTCGAGCAGATCGCCGGCAAGCTCGGCCTGCCCCAGCTCGAACACCAGCGCTGGGCGCGCCATCCCCTGGTGTACCTGATGGAGGCCGCGGACGACATCTGCTATGCCTTGATCGACCTCGAGGACGGCCTGGAGATGGACCTGCTGCAGTATGCCGAAGTCGAGGCGCTGCTGCTGGACCTGGTGGGTGACGACCTGCCGGAAACCTACCGCCTGCTGGGCGCGGGCGAGTCACGCCGGCGCAAGCTGGCGATCCTGCGCGGCAAGGCCATCGAGCACCTGACCAATGCCGCCGCCCAGGCTTTCGTCGAACAACAGCAGGCCCTGCTTGCCGGCCGCCTGGCCGGTGACCTGGTGGAGCACATGCACGGCCCGGCGCAACGCTGCGTGCTCCAGGCCAAGGACATGGCGCGCAAGAAGATCTTCCAGGACAAGCGCAAGACCCTGCACGAGATCGGCGCCTACACGACCCTGGAGATCCTGCTCAACACCTTCTGTGGCGCGGCCCTGGAGCAGCACGGTGGGCGCACGCCATCGTTCAAGAGCCGGCGTGTGCTGGACCTGATCGGCAACAACGCCCCCGACCCGCATGGTTCGCTGCATGGCGCATTCCTGCGCATGATCGACTTCATTGCCGGCATGACCGACAGCTACGCCAGTGAAATGGCCCTGGAAATGACCGGGCGCTCCAGCCCGAAATAG
- a CDS encoding response regulator transcription factor, whose protein sequence is MHSVFIVDDHPVIRLAIRMLLENQGYRVVGESDNGVDAMQLIRETPPDLVILDISIPKLDGLEMLSRLQAMAIQLKVLVLTAQSPALFAVRCMHSGAAGYVCKQEDLSELLSAIKAVLSGYNYFPSQALNPPPTGSNQELELFRQVNDRELMVLQLFAQGRSNKEIAKGMFLSNKTVSTYKKRLMHKLRASTLVELIDVAKRNALV, encoded by the coding sequence ATGCACTCAGTCTTTATTGTTGATGACCATCCCGTTATACGCTTGGCGATACGGATGTTGCTGGAGAACCAGGGATATCGGGTGGTCGGTGAATCGGACAATGGCGTTGACGCCATGCAGCTTATCCGCGAGACCCCGCCGGACCTGGTCATACTGGACATCAGCATCCCCAAGCTCGATGGCCTGGAAATGCTTTCACGCCTGCAGGCCATGGCCATCCAGCTGAAAGTCCTGGTGCTGACCGCGCAATCGCCGGCACTGTTCGCCGTACGCTGCATGCACTCCGGCGCGGCCGGGTATGTGTGCAAGCAGGAAGACCTCAGTGAGCTGCTCAGCGCCATCAAGGCCGTGCTGTCCGGCTACAACTACTTTCCCAGCCAGGCACTCAATCCACCGCCGACAGGCAGCAACCAGGAGCTGGAACTGTTCCGTCAGGTCAACGACCGGGAATTGATGGTCCTGCAACTTTTTGCCCAGGGCCGCAGCAACAAGGAAATTGCCAAGGGCATGTTCCTCAGCAACAAGACCGTCAGCACCTACAAGAAGCGCCTCATGCACAAATTGCGCGCCAGCACATTGGTAGAGTTGATCGACGTCGCCAAGCGCAACGCACTGGTCTGA
- a CDS encoding transporter substrate-binding domain-containing protein: MMTWRYIAVLLLCLGTPQQGGSVTVDLGRTYTLLSRSAPTSVRPPLTAAQRDWLAERKELVLGTSAPDYPPFDIATGGREYQGLTADYAGLIGSALGLPVRVQRFPSRPAAVAALKSGHIDLLGSANGYEAVTQGLALSRPYAIDQPVLVTREDESRALDTGLAGMRLSMLYHYLPPGEIHANYPKAELLTFESSTQALNAVAFEQADVFIGDTISTHYLISQGHLPHVRMANFGKHEAVGFSFAMREGEPILQSLVDAALDAQSSATRNDIFKRWSASSGSLLTDRKLQLSTREEQWLSQHPIMRVVVNDTAAPLTFFDSNGRLRGIVADLLELIRLRTGLRFEIRRASGDGDMIDQLESGRADIIASLSTEARRGNPLQVSRPYLESAYVLVTHTGTGQPNSLKQLKGKRVAVPRDSTVAALLAARHPRIHQVATESTYYSMVLLGSGAVDAAIATLIDANHMLATSNDLVIRSTVGTEPAAFSMATAPDASELGSILDKALLSISPEELGVINSRWRDHGLRDDAYWRSYRRVILQVVGVIAILLVLALVWNARLRRQIKQRQRAERALNDQLEFMGALLNGTPHPMYVRDREGRLQSCNDSYLQAVGASREQVLGKRLEDAPYSDCDYTQQVQDDYQRVMAQGTPLILDRPLRLKDRDLTIYHWILPYRDSVGEMQGIIGGWIDISERRNLVQDLRLAKQQADDANRAKSTFLATISHEIRTPMNALIGMLELALKRAEQGKPDRPALEVAHHSANDLLGLIGDILDIARIESGQMSLAPEPVDLAALVESVGRIFDGLARHKGLVLDVVIAREARCHALLDPLRFKQVLSNLVSNAIKFTEQGQVRITVKLRNDGEPALPALDLEVRDSGIGIHEHDLQRLFSPFVQANPYSDGARAGTGLGLVISRDLCAMMGGELTLQSLQGVGTRVRLVMPLQCVEPVAAPPRPMAQFLPPNKQLRILVIDDHPANLLLMAQQLNYLGLNQQSAEEGGEGLRKWREGCFDVLIVDCNMPQMNGYELARTVRTEERLHGRPRCTILGYTANAQPEVRQQCLDAGMDDCLLKPIGLQVLGQRLSAITPIARRCDSHPGPAPRFDLKGLSTIVGDNLADRDRILETLLLSLRQDLKILMAIDPRHEGDELALQAHKILSAGRMLNARALIEACQALEGTDVPQAELLRRRQALARHMRRVEKALARQLEHLAEAG, encoded by the coding sequence ATGATGACGTGGAGGTACATCGCTGTATTGCTGCTCTGCCTGGGCACGCCGCAGCAAGGTGGCAGCGTGACCGTCGACCTGGGGCGCACCTACACCTTGCTCAGCCGCTCGGCACCGACGTCGGTCCGGCCGCCCTTGACAGCGGCCCAGCGCGACTGGCTCGCAGAGCGCAAGGAGCTGGTGCTGGGCACCTCGGCGCCCGACTATCCCCCCTTCGATATCGCCACGGGTGGGCGCGAATACCAAGGGTTGACCGCCGACTACGCCGGCTTGATCGGCAGCGCCCTGGGCCTGCCTGTCCGTGTGCAGCGCTTTCCCAGCCGCCCGGCGGCGGTCGCGGCGCTCAAGAGCGGCCATATCGACCTGCTGGGCAGCGCCAACGGCTATGAAGCCGTCACTCAGGGCCTGGCGCTGTCACGCCCCTATGCCATTGACCAACCCGTGCTGGTGACCCGCGAGGACGAAAGCCGCGCACTGGACACCGGCCTGGCGGGCATGCGCCTGAGCATGCTGTATCACTACCTGCCGCCCGGGGAAATCCACGCCAACTACCCCAAGGCCGAACTGCTGACCTTCGAGTCATCCACCCAGGCCCTGAATGCGGTAGCCTTCGAACAGGCCGACGTGTTCATTGGCGACACCATCTCCACTCACTACCTGATCAGCCAGGGTCACTTGCCGCATGTGCGCATGGCCAACTTCGGCAAGCACGAGGCCGTAGGCTTCAGCTTTGCCATGCGTGAGGGCGAGCCTATCCTCCAGTCCCTGGTGGATGCCGCGCTTGACGCGCAGTCCAGCGCCACCCGCAACGATATCTTCAAACGCTGGAGCGCAAGCAGCGGCAGCCTGCTGACCGACCGCAAGCTGCAGTTGTCGACACGCGAGGAGCAGTGGCTGAGCCAACACCCGATCATGCGCGTGGTGGTCAACGACACGGCGGCGCCACTGACGTTCTTCGACAGCAATGGTCGCCTGCGGGGGATAGTCGCCGACCTGCTTGAGCTCATTCGCCTGCGCACCGGCCTGCGCTTCGAGATCCGCCGCGCCAGTGGCGACGGCGACATGATCGATCAGCTCGAGTCCGGTCGTGCCGATATCATCGCCAGCCTGTCCACCGAGGCACGCCGGGGCAACCCGCTGCAGGTCAGCCGCCCCTATCTGGAGAGCGCCTATGTGCTGGTCACCCATACCGGCACCGGCCAACCCAACAGCCTCAAGCAACTCAAGGGCAAGCGGGTCGCCGTTCCCCGCGACAGCACCGTGGCCGCCCTGCTTGCAGCTCGCCACCCGCGGATCCATCAGGTTGCCACCGAAAGCACCTATTACTCCATGGTGCTGCTCGGCAGCGGCGCGGTGGATGCGGCGATCGCCACCCTGATCGACGCCAACCACATGCTCGCCACCAGCAACGACCTGGTCATCCGCAGCACGGTCGGCACGGAACCCGCGGCCTTTTCCATGGCCACCGCCCCCGACGCCAGTGAGCTGGGTTCGATCCTCGACAAGGCGTTGCTGAGCATCTCGCCAGAAGAATTGGGGGTGATCAACAGCCGCTGGCGCGACCATGGGCTGCGTGACGACGCCTACTGGCGCAGCTACCGCCGGGTGATCCTGCAGGTGGTCGGGGTGATCGCGATCCTGCTGGTGCTCGCATTGGTATGGAATGCCCGGCTGCGCCGTCAGATCAAACAACGTCAGCGGGCGGAACGGGCGCTGAACGACCAGCTGGAGTTCATGGGTGCTCTGCTCAACGGCACGCCCCACCCCATGTATGTGCGCGATCGCGAGGGACGCCTGCAAAGCTGCAACGACAGCTATCTGCAAGCCGTCGGTGCCAGCCGCGAACAGGTGCTGGGCAAACGCCTGGAAGACGCCCCCTACAGCGACTGTGACTATACCCAACAGGTGCAGGACGACTACCAGCGGGTGATGGCGCAGGGAACACCCTTGATTCTTGATCGCCCCTTGCGCCTGAAAGACCGCGACCTGACGATCTATCACTGGATCCTGCCCTACCGCGATTCGGTAGGCGAAATGCAAGGAATCATCGGCGGCTGGATCGACATCAGCGAACGCCGCAACCTGGTCCAGGACCTGCGCCTGGCCAAGCAGCAGGCCGATGACGCCAACCGGGCCAAGAGCACGTTCCTGGCCACCATCAGCCATGAGATCCGTACGCCGATGAACGCCCTCATCGGCATGCTGGAGCTGGCCTTGAAGCGCGCCGAGCAGGGCAAACCGGACCGCCCCGCGCTGGAAGTCGCCCACCATTCGGCCAACGATCTGCTGGGCTTGATCGGCGACATCCTGGATATCGCCCGGATCGAATCCGGGCAAATGTCGCTGGCTCCCGAACCCGTCGACCTCGCGGCGCTGGTCGAGTCGGTCGGGCGGATTTTCGACGGCCTCGCCCGCCACAAGGGTTTGGTACTGGATGTGGTGATTGCCCGCGAGGCGCGCTGCCATGCGCTGCTCGACCCGCTGCGCTTCAAGCAGGTCCTGTCGAACCTGGTCAGCAATGCGATCAAGTTCACCGAACAAGGGCAGGTGCGCATCACCGTCAAGCTGCGCAACGACGGCGAACCCGCGTTGCCGGCGCTTGACCTGGAGGTTCGCGACAGCGGTATCGGAATTCACGAGCACGACCTGCAGCGCCTGTTCTCCCCCTTCGTACAGGCCAACCCCTACAGCGACGGCGCACGGGCCGGCACCGGCCTTGGGCTGGTGATCAGCCGCGACCTGTGCGCGATGATGGGCGGCGAACTGACCCTGCAGAGCCTGCAAGGTGTCGGCACCCGCGTGCGCCTGGTGATGCCGCTACAGTGCGTCGAGCCGGTCGCGGCCCCGCCGCGGCCAATGGCGCAATTCCTGCCGCCGAACAAGCAACTGCGCATTCTGGTGATCGACGACCACCCGGCCAATCTGCTGTTGATGGCCCAGCAGCTGAACTACCTGGGGTTGAACCAGCAAAGCGCCGAGGAGGGCGGCGAAGGACTGCGTAAATGGCGTGAGGGCTGTTTCGATGTGCTGATTGTCGACTGCAACATGCCACAGATGAATGGCTACGAACTGGCTCGGACCGTGCGCACGGAGGAGCGCCTGCACGGCCGACCGCGCTGCACCATTCTCGGCTATACCGCCAACGCACAGCCCGAGGTTCGCCAGCAGTGCCTGGACGCCGGCATGGATGACTGCCTGCTCAAACCCATCGGCTTGCAGGTGCTGGGGCAACGCCTGAGCGCCATCACACCCATTGCCCGGAGGTGTGACAGCCACCCTGGCCCGGCACCACGCTTCGATCTCAAAGGCCTGTCCACGATCGTTGGCGACAACCTCGCCGACCGCGACCGCATCCTCGAAACCCTGCTCCTGAGCCTGCGCCAGGACCTGAAGATTCTGATGGCCATCGATCCGCGGCACGAAGGTGACGAGCTGGCGCTGCAGGCACACAAAATCCTCAGCGCGGGACGGATGCTGAATGCGCGGGCGTTGATCGAGGCTTGCCAGGCACTGGAGGGAACGGACGTACCCCAGGCCGAACTGCTAAGGCGCCGTCAGGCGTTGGCACGGCATATGCGCCGCGTCGAGAAAGCCCTGGCCAGGCAGCTGGAGCACCTGGCCGAGGCGGGATGA
- a CDS encoding YggL family protein codes for MATNRSRRLRKKLCVDEFQELGFELNLGFKEDLSDEAIDAFLDAFLADAMDANGLDYVGGDDFGLVCSVKRGSVSEEQRAAVEAWLKGRSELTSIEVSPLLDAWYPEKPINPAS; via the coding sequence ATGGCTACCAACCGTTCCCGTCGCCTGCGCAAGAAACTGTGCGTGGATGAATTCCAGGAGCTGGGTTTCGAACTGAACCTGGGCTTCAAGGAAGACCTGTCCGATGAAGCCATCGATGCCTTCCTCGATGCTTTCCTGGCTGATGCCATGGATGCCAACGGCCTGGACTATGTCGGCGGCGATGACTTCGGTCTGGTCTGTTCCGTCAAGCGTGGCTCGGTCAGCGAAGAGCAGCGCGCCGCTGTCGAAGCCTGGCTCAAGGGCCGTAGCGAACTGACCAGCATTGAAGTCAGCCCGCTGCTGGATGCCTGGTACCCGGAAAAGCCGATCAACCCGGCTTCCTGA
- the dacB gene encoding D-alanyl-D-alanine carboxypeptidase/D-alanyl-D-alanine-endopeptidase, whose product MIKTLRPLLFAGLFLPLSLSVQAATVNTNLPPKVQQALKTNKLQDSALSLVMLPLDGPGAATVFNADVSVNPASTMKLVTTYAALELLGPTFQWKTEFYTDGTLSNGVLNGNLYLKGGGDPKLNMEKLWLLMRDLRANGVRTVTGDLILDRSHFVQPNLPQFNDDGGDDNKPFLVKPDSLLVNLKALRFVARNDGGKVNVSVEPPIASIRIDNQVKAVSGKQCTGEVRYNPVVQPDGVSVTVSGQLADGCNSQTYLALLDHPTYAAGAVRAIWNELGGSIQGRDRIENVPKSARLLARAFSPDLVEVIRDINKYSNNTMAQQLFLSLGAQFRTDADGDDARAAQRVVRQWMAKKGITAPHLVMENGSGLSRAERVSTREMAALLQAAWKSPYAAEFISSMPLVGMDGTMRKRLKRTAMTGEGHIKTGTLNTVRAIAGFSRDSNGHTWAVAAILNDPKPWGASQVLDQVLLDLYRQPKVGNGTVGVMP is encoded by the coding sequence ATGATCAAGACGCTCCGCCCACTGCTGTTCGCCGGCCTGTTCCTGCCCTTGTCGCTGTCCGTCCAGGCCGCCACCGTCAACACCAATCTGCCACCGAAAGTGCAACAGGCGCTCAAGACCAACAAGCTGCAGGATTCGGCCCTGTCGCTGGTCATGCTGCCGCTGGACGGACCGGGCGCGGCGACCGTGTTCAACGCCGACGTGTCGGTCAATCCGGCCTCGACCATGAAGCTGGTCACCACCTATGCCGCGCTTGAGCTGCTGGGCCCCACCTTCCAGTGGAAAACCGAGTTCTACACCGACGGCACCCTGAGCAACGGCGTGCTCAATGGCAACCTGTACCTCAAGGGCGGTGGCGACCCCAAGCTGAACATGGAAAAACTATGGTTGCTGATGCGCGACCTGCGCGCCAACGGTGTGCGTACCGTGACCGGCGACCTGATCCTGGATCGCAGCCACTTCGTGCAACCCAACCTGCCACAGTTCAACGACGACGGCGGTGACGACAACAAGCCGTTCCTGGTCAAGCCGGACTCGCTGCTGGTCAACCTCAAGGCCTTGCGCTTCGTCGCCCGTAACGACGGTGGCAAGGTCAACGTGTCGGTCGAACCACCGATCGCCAGCATCCGCATCGACAACCAGGTCAAGGCCGTGTCGGGCAAGCAGTGCACTGGCGAAGTGCGCTACAACCCGGTAGTGCAGCCTGATGGTGTCAGCGTCACGGTCAGTGGCCAGCTCGCCGATGGCTGCAACTCGCAGACCTACCTGGCGCTGCTGGATCATCCGACCTATGCCGCCGGTGCCGTACGGGCCATCTGGAACGAGCTGGGCGGCAGCATCCAGGGCCGCGACCGCATCGAGAACGTGCCCAAAAGCGCACGCCTGCTGGCCCGGGCCTTCTCGCCAGACCTGGTGGAAGTGATCCGCGACATTAACAAATACAGCAACAACACCATGGCTCAGCAGCTGTTCCTCAGCCTTGGCGCGCAGTTCCGTACCGACGCCGACGGCGACGATGCCCGTGCTGCCCAACGGGTGGTCCGCCAGTGGATGGCCAAGAAAGGCATCACCGCACCACACCTGGTGATGGAGAACGGCTCGGGCCTGTCCCGTGCAGAGCGGGTCAGCACCCGCGAGATGGCCGCGCTGCTGCAGGCGGCCTGGAAGAGCCCGTACGCGGCCGAGTTCATCAGTTCGATGCCGCTGGTGGGCATGGACGGCACCATGCGCAAGCGGCTCAAGCGCACCGCCATGACAGGCGAAGGGCACATCAAGACTGGCACGCTGAATACCGTGCGGGCTATTGCCGGGTTCAGCCGGGACAGCAACGGGCACACCTGGGCGGTGGCGGCCATTCTCAATGATCCCAAGCCTTGGGGGGCTTCGCAGGTGCTGGATCAGGTGTTGCTGGATCTTTATCGGCAGCCGAAGGTGGGGAATGGGACTGTTGGGGTGATGCCCTGA
- a CDS encoding OmpA family protein, with product MSRFTPVAALALLALVGLQGCASQRSESALDDASAAFQKVKDNSDVLRSAPRDVIRAGESLGRAERLAGYVGTGSDVRHYAYLSQRYSEIASEHAKLALNQERMAKLDLERQRLQLALREAKLASVQQQGKFVEAQIVALASEQTDRGLVMTLGDVLFDTGQADLKNSASRTVLKLVQFLQLNPRRVVRIEGYTDSTGAAEENLKLSRDRAQSVADMLVDLGVDEKRIQVEGYGDQYPVEANASERGRAQNRRVEIVFSDDKGKLAPAR from the coding sequence ATGAGCCGCTTCACGCCCGTGGCCGCGTTGGCCTTGCTGGCCCTGGTGGGGTTGCAGGGCTGCGCCAGCCAGCGCAGCGAGTCGGCGCTGGACGACGCCAGCGCCGCGTTCCAGAAGGTCAAGGACAATTCCGACGTGCTGCGCAGCGCGCCCCGTGACGTGATTCGTGCCGGCGAATCGCTGGGGCGCGCGGAGCGCCTGGCCGGTTATGTCGGCACCGGCAGCGATGTCCGCCATTACGCCTACCTCAGCCAACGCTACAGCGAGATCGCCAGCGAGCATGCCAAGCTGGCATTGAACCAGGAACGCATGGCCAAGCTCGACCTGGAGCGCCAGCGCCTGCAACTGGCGTTGCGCGAGGCCAAGCTGGCGAGCGTGCAGCAGCAGGGCAAGTTCGTCGAGGCGCAAATTGTAGCGCTGGCGTCCGAGCAGACTGACCGTGGCCTGGTGATGACCCTGGGTGATGTGCTGTTCGATACCGGCCAGGCTGATCTGAAGAACTCGGCCAGCCGCACCGTGCTCAAGCTGGTGCAGTTCCTCCAGCTCAATCCGCGTCGAGTGGTGCGGATCGAGGGTTATACCGACAGCACCGGCGCGGCGGAAGAGAACCTTAAGCTGTCCCGTGATCGTGCCCAATCGGTGGCCGACATGCTGGTTGACCTGGGCGTGGATGAAAAGCGCATCCAGGTCGAGGGCTATGGTGACCAGTACCCGGTGGAGGCCAATGCCTCGGAGCGGGGCAGGGCGCAGAATCGTCGGGTGGAGATCGTCTTCTCCGACGACAAGGGCAAGCTCGCCCCCGCACGCTGA
- a CDS encoding DUF4398 domain-containing protein, with translation MRIQPLMLALAVLGLAGCANDPAPNEQLRLSEQALEQAKAVGATEQVPEFKLAEDKLARAKSNMLGESYRDARMRAEQAELDARLAEARVLNQKSEEQLQVLQSRIKRLRKQLEVQP, from the coding sequence GTGAGAATCCAACCCTTGATGCTCGCCCTGGCCGTGCTTGGCCTGGCCGGCTGTGCCAATGACCCGGCACCCAATGAACAGCTGCGCTTGTCTGAGCAGGCGCTCGAGCAGGCCAAGGCGGTCGGTGCCACCGAGCAGGTGCCGGAGTTCAAGTTGGCCGAAGACAAACTGGCCCGCGCCAAGAGCAACATGCTCGGTGAAAGCTATCGCGATGCACGCATGCGCGCCGAGCAGGCCGAACTCGATGCCCGGCTGGCCGAGGCGCGGGTGCTGAACCAGAAGAGCGAGGAGCAGTTGCAGGTGTTGCAATCGCGTATCAAGCGTCTGCGCAAACAGCTGGAGGTGCAGCCATGA
- a CDS encoding ABC transporter substrate-binding protein, translated as MAFRWSKGGLACVLALLSTQALAVGKCERLVATGSPDAPPYSWQDPQDPKHLIGANVDLLRQVAAELGVKVEVLHAGKREQALEEVRSGRMDLLLDTPMQVTQLTSLDYIHPPLQLNEYLVWTRHDAALAFDGPADLAHYQGALSEKARLTPAFEAFAKAQLKLEPAQNLTQAFQKLVLGQVDYVLAGRYSGMAMAQSLGVGNDLIARGLPVDRPGLYLAVSHNSACNDSWLRGQLAKKLTELPISGASEAVLQRNVERWKAQMQASQGAPKQ; from the coding sequence ATGGCGTTTCGCTGGAGCAAGGGGGGGCTGGCCTGCGTGCTGGCGCTGCTGTCGACTCAGGCCTTGGCGGTGGGGAAGTGCGAGCGTCTGGTAGCCACCGGCAGCCCGGATGCGCCACCGTATTCCTGGCAGGATCCGCAAGACCCCAAGCACCTGATTGGCGCCAATGTCGACCTGCTTCGCCAAGTCGCCGCCGAGCTGGGGGTGAAGGTCGAGGTGTTGCACGCCGGCAAGCGCGAACAAGCGCTTGAGGAAGTGCGCAGCGGGCGCATGGACCTGTTGCTCGACACGCCGATGCAGGTAACCCAGCTGACCAGCCTGGACTACATCCACCCGCCTTTGCAGCTCAATGAATACCTGGTCTGGACCCGTCATGACGCCGCCCTGGCGTTCGACGGTCCGGCCGACCTTGCCCACTACCAGGGCGCCTTGTCGGAGAAGGCCCGTCTGACACCGGCCTTCGAGGCGTTCGCCAAGGCCCAGCTCAAGCTGGAACCGGCGCAGAATCTGACGCAGGCCTTCCAGAAGCTGGTGCTTGGCCAGGTGGACTATGTGCTGGCCGGGCGCTACTCGGGCATGGCCATGGCCCAGAGCCTGGGGGTGGGTAACGACCTCATCGCCCGCGGCTTGCCGGTGGACCGGCCGGGGTTGTATCTGGCGGTGTCGCACAACTCGGCCTGCAACGACAGCTGGTTGCGCGGACAACTGGCGAAAAAGCTGACAGAATTGCCGATCTCCGGGGCGAGCGAGGCTGTGTTGCAGCGCAATGTCGAGCGTTGGAAGGCGCAGATGCAGGCGTCGCAGGGTGCCCCCAAACAGTAG
- a CDS encoding electron transfer flavoprotein subunit alpha/FixB family protein, with protein MTILVVAEHENGAVAPATLNTVAAAAKLGGDIHVLVAGQNVGGVAESAAKIAGVAKVLVADNAAYAHALPENVAPLVVELAKGYSHVLAPATTNGKNILPRVAALLDVDQISEIISVESADTFKRPIYAGNAIATVQSSAAVKVITVRTTGFDAVAAEGGSAAVEAVAAAHDAGKSAFVGEELAKSDRPELTAAKIVVSGGRGMGNGDNFKHLYALADKLGAAVGASRAAVDAGFVPNDMQVGQTGKIVAPQLYIAVGISGAIQHLAGMKDSKVIVAINKDEEAPIFQVADYGLVADLFEAVPELEKLV; from the coding sequence ATGACTATCCTGGTTGTCGCTGAACACGAAAACGGTGCCGTAGCCCCGGCCACCCTGAACACTGTCGCCGCCGCCGCCAAGCTCGGTGGTGATATCCACGTGCTGGTCGCAGGCCAGAACGTCGGTGGCGTCGCCGAGTCCGCCGCCAAGATCGCCGGCGTCGCCAAGGTGCTGGTCGCGGACAACGCGGCCTACGCCCACGCCCTGCCGGAAAACGTCGCGCCGCTGGTAGTCGAGCTGGCCAAGGGTTACAGCCATGTGCTGGCCCCGGCCACCACCAACGGCAAGAACATCCTGCCACGCGTCGCCGCGCTGCTGGACGTCGACCAGATCTCCGAGATCATCTCGGTGGAATCGGCCGATACCTTCAAGCGCCCGATCTACGCCGGTAACGCCATCGCCACCGTGCAGTCGAGCGCTGCCGTGAAGGTCATCACCGTGCGCACCACCGGTTTCGACGCCGTGGCCGCCGAGGGTGGCTCGGCTGCCGTCGAAGCCGTGGCTGCCGCCCACGACGCTGGCAAGTCGGCCTTCGTCGGCGAAGAGCTGGCCAAGTCCGACCGTCCAGAGCTGACCGCTGCCAAGATAGTCGTCTCCGGCGGCCGTGGCATGGGCAACGGTGACAACTTCAAGCACCTGTACGCCCTGGCCGACAAGCTCGGTGCTGCCGTGGGGGCCTCGCGCGCCGCAGTCGACGCCGGCTTCGTGCCGAACGACATGCAGGTCGGCCAGACCGGCAAGATCGTCGCGCCACAGCTGTACATCGCCGTCGGTATCTCCGGCGCGATCCAGCACCTGGCCGGCATGAAGGACTCCAAGGTGATCGTCGCGATCAACAAGGACGAAGAGGCGCCGATCTTCCAGGTGGCCGACTACGGCCTGGTAGCCGACCTGTTCGAAGCGGTTCCAGAGCTGGAAAAGCTGGTCTGA